A part of Drosophila bipectinata strain 14024-0381.07 chromosome 3L, DbipHiC1v2, whole genome shotgun sequence genomic DNA contains:
- the LOC108119505 gene encoding E3 ubiquitin-protein ligase ariadne-1 translates to MNSEEEYSDEDHGDSHRSMHSHSPSSLMSCSNCDSDEDTCTEIVLPERNKRNQDADDFVYNVLSVDQIVQDQRNIIDEVNNVLNLSPQVTRIILNHFRWDKERLFENYFESSPEDFFHRAHVVNPFEQKQELEEDPSGAACTSTSCTCEEQLCGICYCPCEELKGLGCGHSFCVDCWKQYLANKTCSEGLAHTITCPATDCDILVDYVSFLKLADDAEVVERYQHLITNTFVECNMLMRWCPAPNCTHAIKANYAEPRAVMCKCGHQFCFGCGENWHEPASCSWLKKWLKKCLEDSETSNWIAQHTKECPKCNVTIEKDGGCNHMVCKNPSCRYDFCWVCLGSWEPHGSSWYSCNRFDEEEAKQARLAQEIYRSSMARYLHYYNRYMNHMQSMRMENKLYANVQSKMDDMQEEMSWIEVQFLRDAVDVLCQCRTTLMYSYVFAFYLRNNNQKIIFEDNQRDMEMATEKISECLEREITVKNLYEVKQKVLDLSHYCQKRRNVLLCHVREGYEKDWWEYIDETSS, encoded by the coding sequence ATGAATAGTGAAGAGGAGTATAGCGACGAGGATCACGGTGACTCGCATCGTTCGATGCACAGCCATAGTCCATCCTCCCTAATGAGCTGCTCCAACTGTGATAGCGACGAAGACACGTGCACCGAAATCGTGTTGCCAGAGCGCAATAAACGCAACCAAGATGCCGATGATTTTGTCTACAATGTCCTCTCCGTGGACCAGATCGTCCAGGATCAGCGTAACATCATCGACGAGGTGAACAACGTTCTCAACCTGTCGCCCCAGGTGACCAGGATCATTCTCAATCACTTCAGGTGGGACAAGGAGCGCCTCTTTGAGAACTATTTCGAGAGCAGTCCGGAGGATTTTTTTCATCGGGCCCACGTGGTGAATCCTTTCGAGCAGAAGCAGGAGCTTGAGGAGGATCCAAGCGGTGCCGCTTGTACCTCCACGTCCTGCACCTGTGAGGAGCAGCTCTGTGGCATCTGCTACTGTCCCTGCGAGGAGCTGAAAGGCTTGGGCTGCGGTCACAGCTTCTGTGTCGACTGCTGGAAGCAGTATCTGGCCAATAAGACCTGCTCCGAAGGCCTGGCCCACACCATCACCTGTCCGGCCACCGACTGTGATATCCTGGTGGACTACGTGTCTTTCCTGAAGCTGGCCGACGATGCCGAGGTCGTGGAGCGTTACCAGCATTTGATTACCAACACCTTTGTGGAGTGCAACATGCTGATGCGCTGGTGCCCGGCCCCCAACTGCACCCATGCGATCAAGGCCAATTACGCAGAGCCCCGAGCCGTCATGTGCAAATGCGGGCATCAGTTCTGTTTCGGATGCGGCGAGAACTGGCACGAGCCGGCCAGCTGTAGTTGGCTGAAGAAGTGGCTAAAGAAGTGCCTCGAGGACTCGGAGACCTCCAACTGGATTGCACAACACACCAAGGAGTGCCCCAAGTGCAATGTGACGATCGAGAAGGACGGTGGCTGTAACCACATGGTCTGCAAGAATCCCTCCTGCCGCTACGACTTCTGTTGGGTGTGCTTGGGCTCCTGGGAGCCGCATGGGTCGTCCTGGTACAGTTGCAACCGCTTCGATGAGGAGGAGGCCAAGCAGGCACGCTTGGCCCAGGAGATTTATCGCTCCTCCATGGCCAGGTATCTGCATTATTACAACCGCTACATGAACCACATGCAGAGCATGCGGATGGAGAACAAGTTGTATGCCAATGTACAGTCAAAAATGGATGATATGCAGGAGGAGATGAGCTGGATCGAGGTACAGTTCCTGCGCGACGCCGTGGATGTCCTTTGCCAGTGCCGAACCACCTTGATGTACAGCTACGTGTTTGCCTTCTACCTGAGGAACAACAACCAGAAGATCATCTTTGAGGATAACCAGCGCGACATGGAGATGGCCACCGAGAAAATTTCCGAGTGCCTAGAGCGGGAGATCACAGTGAAGAATCTGTATGAGGTTAAACAAAAGGTACTAGATCTTTCCCACTACTGCCAGAAGCGACGGAATGTCCTTCTCTGCCACGTGCGTGAGGGTTATGAAAAGGACTGGTGGGAATACATCGACGAAACTTCCTCCTAA